One genomic segment of Theobroma cacao cultivar B97-61/B2 chromosome 6, Criollo_cocoa_genome_V2, whole genome shotgun sequence includes these proteins:
- the LOC18597232 gene encoding probable transcription repressor OFP9: MLNVTHLPLFINDYFGTDFPSKIHASCLKMKASKEHKKQKLQQRGCRALCCSCRLSVSSSEEAESSNSDRFASISSLAHAMVQERLDQMIRERQETRHIERRRQRSEGTKFVVMVAMEKCSYDPREDFRESMVEMIMANRIQEPKDLRSLLNYYVSMNSEEYHGIILEVFHQVCTSLFLCCKCH, encoded by the coding sequence ATGCTTAACGTGACCCACTTGCCATTGTTCATAAATGATTATTTTGGCACAGATTTTCCTTCAAAGATCCATGCCTCATGCTTGAAGATGAAAGCCTCTAAAGAACACAAGAAGCAGAAGCTTCAACAGAGGGGATGCAGGGCCCTGTGTTGTAGTTGCAGGCTGAGTGTGTCTTCTTCAGAGGAAGCAGAAAGCTCCAATTCTGATCGGTTTGCATCCATATCAAGCCTAGCGCACGCCATGGTCCAAGAGAGGTTAGACCAAATGATCAGAGAAAGGCAGGAGACGAGGCACATAGAGCGGAGGCGGCAAAGAAGTGAAGGGACTAAATTCGTTGTTATGGTAGCCATGGAAAAGTGCTCTTACGATCCAAGAGAAGATTTCAGAGAGTCTATGGTTGAGATGATTATGGCGAACCGGATTCAAGAGCCCAAGGACCTTCGCAGCCTCTTGAATTACTACGTTTCAATGAATTCTGAGGAGTATCATGGGATTATACTAGAAGTTTTCCATCAGGTTTGCACtagtttgtttttatgttGTAAATGCCATTGA